GTGGGGCTGGCCTATGCGGCCCTGGCCCTGGCCCTGCCCCTGGTCTTCGCCGGGGAGGACCGGGTGCGCTCCGTGGCCAACCTGGCGGCGCTTGCGACCCTGCCGTGCATCCCGCTGCTGTTTCTCCTGGGCGTGCGAAGCCCGCTGGCGGTCCAGGCCCTGGGCCTTCCCCGGGCCTTTCGGATCCACAAGGCCCTGGGGCTGGCCTTTCCGGCCCTGCTGACGCTCCACGCCGGGCTCCATGTGTACCGCTTCGCCAAAGCCATGGGACTTTCATATCCCCTGGCCGCCCTGGCCGTCCCCAACACCTGGGAGATGGTTTTGGGTAAGGCGGCCCTGGCGCTGTTTTTTGTGGCCTGGGGCGCGGCGTGGCTTGGAACCTCGGGACGCCTTCCCCGCCGCATCTGGCGGCCCGCGCATCTGGCGGCGTACCTTGCCGCGCCTGCGGCCTTTGTCCACGCCCTGTTCCGGGGGGAGGACATGACCCGGGGCTGGCTCTTTGCGGTCTGGGTCGTGGCCGCCGCCACATGGCTCATGGCCGTGGGCTGGCGGGCCATGCGCTCCCGGTCTGCCTGATGCCGCGTTCTCGAAAGACGGACAGGCGTATTTCCCGCACCCGGCGCCAGCCCGCCAAAGGCCTTTTTTAGGGCAAAAACTTCACTTTGATCTCAAGGCCCTCGATGATCAGCCCCACTTCCTCCAGGCGGTTGACCATGTCCTGGCGCAGGCTGCGCTCCAGAAGATTGACGTCAAGGTCCGCCAGATCCGGGCCTTCCACGGTCGCATCGCCAATAATCT
Above is a genomic segment from Desulfolutivibrio sulfodismutans DSM 3696 containing:
- a CDS encoding ferric reductase-like transmembrane domain-containing protein encodes the protein MRRLRAAILFLAPVGLAYAALALALPLVFAGEDRVRSVANLAALATLPCIPLLFLLGVRSPLAVQALGLPRAFRIHKALGLAFPALLTLHAGLHVYRFAKAMGLSYPLAALAVPNTWEMVLGKAALALFFVAWGAAWLGTSGRLPRRIWRPAHLAAYLAAPAAFVHALFRGEDMTRGWLFAVWVVAAATWLMAVGWRAMRSRSA